A window of the Gossypium arboreum isolate Shixiya-1 chromosome 2, ASM2569848v2, whole genome shotgun sequence genome harbors these coding sequences:
- the LOC108465757 gene encoding dirigent protein 4-like, with amino-acid sequence MEKEHNILALAMIFCLTIAPVYGQYYSRTITRVAQRAEKMTRLHFFLHDTVSGENPSAVVIARPNITQASPFGFGTLFAINDPLTVGPEPTSMLIGNAQGLYVSSSRDPAVFISVMYTDFAFTSGRFNGSSFSLISRSSSSDAIRELAIVGGRGAFRMAQGFALTQINFANLTTGDVILEYNVTLYHY; translated from the coding sequence ATGGAGAAGGAACACAATATACTTGCCCTGGCAATGATATTTTGCCTTACTATAGCGCCAGTCTATGGCCAATACTACTCAAGAACTATTACACGAGTTGCTCAGCGGGCAGAAAAGATGACCCGACTCCACTtcttccttcatgataccgtcagTGGTGAAAACCCCAGTGCAGTCGTCATAGCCCGTCCCAACATCACACAAGCATCCCCGTTCGGGTTTGGCACATTGTTTGCAATTAATGACCCCCTTACTGTAGGGCCTGAACCAACATCAATGTTGATTGGAAACGCTCAAGGACTCTATGTATCGTCCAGTCGAGACCCTGCCGTGTTTATTTCAGTTATGTACACTGATTTCGCATTTACGAGTGGTAGGTTCAATGGGAGCTCTTTTAGTTTAATCTCAAGGAGTTCATCTTCAGATGCAATTCGTGAATTGGCTATTGTAGGAGGGAGAGGTGCGTTTAGAATGGCCCAAGGATTTGCCCTAACTCAAATCAATTTTGCAAATTTGACGACAGGGGATGTTATTCTCGAGTACAATGTTACTTTGTACCATTACTAA